In Methanocella paludicola SANAE, the sequence ATACGCTGGTCGGCCTGGGTTATGCTATAGCGTATCGTGCGGCTCTACTCTTCTTCAGCCTCTCGAAGCTGCCCGTCGCGGGCAGGCTTTTCGAGGCCCCGGTCGCCGCCCGGCGGTTCACGGTCGTGACGGTGCCCATGAACGCGAAGCTCCGGGAGACGTCGGCCATACTACCCTTCGACATGATAAGGCAGCTGGTCGATTCAGCAGCTTACGTGGCGATCGCCGATAACTGCGTCTGCAGGGAGGCGCACAACTGCAAGGACTACCCGGCCAGCCCCGGCTGCGTGTACCTGGGCGATGGGGCCCGGTCCATTAAATACCGGACAAGGCAGGCGACGAAACAGGAGGCCCTGGAGTGGCTCGAAAGGGCCCGGTCCCTGGGTCTCGTCACCAACGTGGTCTGGTCGTCCGTCGAGTTCGAGGCCATCGGCGCGAACCCGTCCCGCACGGTGGAGATATGCTCCTGCTGCCCGTGCTGCTGCCTGATGTTCAAGACGAGGGACGCCTCTAAGGCGTACCTGGACAATATCCTGGGTTTCGGCACGGCCCGCGTCACGAGCGCCGACTCCTGCACCCGCTGCACGAACTGCGAGGCCGCCTGTCCCTTCAAGGCGATAAAGGTGGATATGCACGAGGGCCCGGCGGTCGATA encodes:
- a CDS encoding 4Fe-4S binding protein, which codes for MTLRDTLVGLGYAIAYRAALLFFSLSKLPVAGRLFEAPVAARRFTVVTVPMNAKLRETSAILPFDMIRQLVDSAAYVAIADNCVCREAHNCKDYPASPGCVYLGDGARSIKYRTRQATKQEALEWLERARSLGLVTNVVWSSVEFEAIGANPSRTVEICSCCPCCCLMFKTRDASKAYLDNILGFGTARVTSADSCTRCTNCEAACPFKAIKVDMHEGPAVDMTRCKGCGRCVDACRAGVLKVFPDEDPAAITDTCDHSTPNARDLVERFLGMVK